One Flavobacterium sp. 90 DNA segment encodes these proteins:
- a CDS encoding histidine kinase: MKSILIKTIFFFFIAFQIQAQELLPFVENYNKSDYQGDNQIWNVVQGKDNAMYFANNHYLLRYDGVLWEKYSLPNKTIIRSILIEGDKIYSGSYKEFGYWYRKDGKMHYVSITKNLRLFDEKDNEEIWKIFRFNGALYFQSFNDVFIYDGKQIKKIRFPFLISYCFVVDNNLYVASVAKGIFKMNGSRISNPKGWDVLKKTVVHAIEKYQGKTYVFTQKKGIFILENGILQPWNNPLNETFKAATINVAKFIKNNKLVVGTGNRGVFIYDFNTNTSKNIDRNNVLMNNSVLSIGFDKENDLWLGLDNGIAHVEVNSPISFFYDNSGILGSVYSVATTNKGYLIASNHGIYEFYAGKFNMLPNTQGQAWNITKIDNKYIIGHNDGTFSYDNGSLEKINNKSGGWNLSKSSINNTYFQSTYDGVLLYDNPSDFTQSKAIKDLSKPIKYVAQNRKNEIWAADNYRGLYRVLYDDNYKTKKVENVTQQSKIKNDFGVKIFEFRNEILFLINNVWYTYNSLSNKLEENKLFNSNFKNISDVVSIDEDHFMVLQNGILYHIYADGNKFLWNIIQQKYYKGKLINDNLRIFKTQNHYLLNLDDGFISLPLKYENHQNSDVKVEAFNEENLVEEDSNIKFNTELKVNVISGIYGASKPNLFYKLTNSKDYQPVLDGLIVLNNLSSGYHSITIFNHNGANYEKVANFDFKVSEPWYFSIWMIFLYLLVIGLVLFFYYRWNKFRYMQKLKLQAEELKHQREILEMELKAENELNVQEYEKHILELELQTKSSEVAGKSLSIAKQSEMIENIQSILDSEKDFNKLKSEIKKAIKINEVNKHEWETFETNLNQIHNEFIINLSKKFPNLTPKDIKLCVYLKMNLSSKEIAPMMNISFRGVELHRYRLRKKLNLTQDENLSKFLLSL, encoded by the coding sequence TTGAAATCGATACTTATAAAAACAATATTCTTCTTTTTTATTGCTTTTCAAATACAAGCACAAGAATTACTCCCTTTTGTAGAAAATTATAATAAATCAGATTACCAGGGTGATAACCAAATTTGGAATGTCGTTCAGGGAAAAGATAATGCCATGTATTTTGCCAATAATCATTATTTATTACGATATGATGGTGTTCTTTGGGAAAAATATTCTTTACCTAATAAAACCATTATCCGATCTATTTTGATTGAAGGTGATAAAATTTATTCGGGTTCATATAAAGAATTTGGATACTGGTATAGAAAAGATGGTAAGATGCATTATGTCTCTATTACCAAAAATCTGCGTTTGTTTGATGAAAAAGATAATGAGGAAATCTGGAAAATTTTCAGATTTAATGGTGCATTGTATTTTCAATCTTTCAATGATGTTTTTATCTATGATGGAAAACAAATCAAAAAAATCAGATTTCCGTTTTTAATTTCCTATTGTTTTGTAGTAGACAACAATCTTTATGTTGCTTCTGTTGCAAAAGGGATTTTTAAAATGAACGGTTCCCGAATTTCAAATCCAAAAGGTTGGGATGTTTTAAAAAAGACTGTAGTTCACGCCATTGAAAAATATCAAGGTAAAACATATGTTTTTACTCAGAAAAAAGGGATTTTTATTCTGGAAAACGGAATCTTACAGCCTTGGAATAATCCTTTAAATGAAACTTTTAAAGCTGCTACTATAAATGTTGCAAAATTTATTAAAAACAATAAACTGGTTGTAGGAACAGGAAACAGAGGTGTTTTTATTTACGATTTTAATACAAATACGTCTAAGAATATCGATCGAAACAATGTATTGATGAACAATTCTGTTTTAAGTATTGGTTTTGATAAAGAGAATGATTTATGGTTGGGATTAGACAACGGAATTGCCCATGTAGAAGTGAATTCGCCAATATCATTTTTTTATGATAATTCAGGGATTTTAGGTTCTGTATATTCCGTCGCAACAACAAATAAAGGATATTTGATTGCTTCTAATCATGGTATTTATGAGTTTTATGCCGGTAAATTTAATATGCTTCCAAATACTCAGGGACAAGCGTGGAATATTACAAAAATTGATAATAAATATATTATTGGTCATAACGATGGAACATTTTCTTATGACAATGGTTCTTTAGAAAAAATAAATAATAAAAGCGGTGGTTGGAATTTATCAAAAAGCAGTATTAATAATACTTATTTTCAGTCTACTTATGACGGAGTTTTATTGTATGATAATCCTTCAGATTTTACGCAGAGTAAAGCTATTAAAGACCTTTCGAAACCTATAAAATATGTTGCTCAGAATAGAAAAAATGAAATTTGGGCGGCAGATAATTATCGCGGTTTGTATCGTGTTTTATATGATGATAATTATAAAACTAAAAAAGTAGAGAACGTTACACAGCAAAGTAAAATAAAAAATGATTTTGGAGTCAAAATTTTTGAATTCAGAAATGAGATTCTTTTTCTTATAAATAATGTATGGTATACTTATAATTCGCTTAGTAATAAATTAGAAGAAAACAAATTGTTTAATTCTAATTTCAAAAATATTAGTGATGTAGTTTCGATCGATGAAGATCATTTTATGGTATTGCAAAATGGTATTTTGTATCATATTTATGCTGATGGAAATAAATTTCTATGGAATATTATTCAACAGAAATATTATAAAGGAAAATTGATCAATGATAATCTTAGAATTTTTAAAACTCAGAATCATTATTTATTGAATCTTGATGATGGTTTTATTTCACTTCCATTAAAATATGAAAATCATCAAAATTCAGATGTTAAAGTAGAAGCATTTAATGAAGAAAATTTAGTTGAGGAAGATTCTAACATTAAATTCAATACGGAATTAAAAGTTAATGTAATTTCAGGGATTTACGGAGCGAGTAAACCTAATTTGTTTTACAAGCTTACTAATAGTAAAGATTATCAACCGGTTTTAGACGGGTTAATTGTATTGAACAATTTAAGCAGTGGATATCATTCGATAACTATATTTAATCATAATGGAGCCAATTACGAAAAAGTAGCAAATTTTGATTTTAAAGTTTCGGAACCTTGGTATTTTTCAATTTGGATGATTTTCTTGTATTTGTTGGTAATAGGATTGGTTTTATTTTTCTACTACAGATGGAATAAATTTCGATATATGCAAAAATTAAAATTGCAAGCAGAGGAATTAAAGCATCAAAGAGAAATTCTGGAAATGGAGTTGAAAGCAGAAAATGAGCTGAATGTTCAGGAATATGAAAAACATATTCTGGAACTTGAATTGCAGACAAAATCTTCTGAAGTTGCCGGTAAATCGCTGTCTATTGCAAAGCAAAGCGAAATGATCGAAAACATTCAAAGTATTCTTGATTCAGAGAAAGATTTTAATAAACTTAAAAGCGAAATCAAAAAGGCGATTAAGATAAATGAAGTCAATAAACACGAATGGGAAACTTTTGAAACAAATCTAAATCAGATTCACAATGAGTTTATCATTAACCTTTCTAAGAAATTTCCAAATCTTACTCCAAAAGATATAAAGCTGTGTGTTTATCTTAAAATGAACCTTTCATCAAAGGAAATTGCACCTATGATGAACATCTCTTTTCGAGGTGTAGAATTGCACAGATATCGCTTAAGAAAGAAATTAAACCTGACACAAGATGAAAACCTCTCAAAATTTTTATTAAGTCTGTAA
- a CDS encoding acetate kinase has protein sequence MKILIINSGSSSIKYQLMVMPTNEVICTGMIDRIGLETSNVTFKSALNTIEETLPIPNHKVGLQKVASMLLDAEKGVIKSTSEIGAVGHRVVHGGSDFSDTVKIDEKVKAKIKQLFELAPLHNPANLEGINVAEEIFSSAEQIAVFDTAFHQTMPEVAYKYAIPNYLLTENKVRVYGFHGTSHKYVSEKAIDFLEKKSKIITIHLGNGCSMAAIKDGKCIDTTMGFSPSNGLIMGTRCGDIDQSVVFYMIKNLGYTPDEVNSILLKQSGMLGLTGYSDLRDIESEAEKGNKDCQLALFMNAYRIKKFIGSYAAALNGLDAIVFTAGIGENSSHMRKLICTDMDYFGIELDQDKNQIRSKEVREINVPSSKTKVLVIPTDEEYEIANQVYHLLQN, from the coding sequence ATGAAAATATTAATTATCAACTCAGGAAGTTCATCAATAAAATATCAATTAATGGTTATGCCAACAAACGAAGTAATTTGTACTGGTATGATTGATAGAATTGGATTGGAAACTTCAAATGTAACATTCAAAAGTGCTTTAAATACAATAGAAGAAACGTTGCCAATCCCAAACCATAAAGTAGGTTTACAAAAAGTAGCCAGTATGCTTTTGGATGCTGAAAAAGGTGTTATAAAATCAACATCAGAAATTGGTGCAGTTGGTCATCGAGTTGTACATGGAGGAAGTGATTTTAGTGATACGGTAAAAATCGATGAAAAAGTAAAAGCAAAAATCAAGCAGCTTTTTGAATTGGCACCATTGCATAATCCTGCAAATTTAGAAGGAATTAATGTTGCTGAAGAAATCTTTAGTTCAGCAGAACAAATTGCTGTTTTTGATACTGCTTTTCATCAAACAATGCCCGAAGTAGCTTATAAATATGCAATTCCAAATTATCTTTTAACAGAGAATAAAGTGCGTGTTTATGGTTTTCATGGAACAAGTCACAAATATGTTTCTGAAAAAGCAATTGACTTTTTAGAAAAAAAATCAAAAATAATAACCATTCACTTAGGTAATGGCTGCAGTATGGCGGCGATTAAAGACGGAAAATGCATTGATACCACAATGGGATTTTCGCCTTCTAATGGTTTGATTATGGGAACTCGTTGCGGCGATATCGATCAATCTGTGGTATTTTATATGATTAAAAATTTAGGATATACACCAGACGAAGTAAATTCAATTTTGTTGAAACAAAGCGGTATGCTTGGTCTTACAGGTTATAGCGATTTAAGAGATATTGAATCAGAAGCTGAAAAAGGGAATAAAGATTGCCAATTGGCTTTATTTATGAATGCCTATCGTATTAAGAAATTTATTGGTTCTTATGCTGCAGCTTTAAATGGTTTGGATGCGATTGTTTTTACTGCCGGAATTGGAGAAAATTCTTCGCATATGCGTAAATTAATTTGTACAGATATGGATTATTTCGGAATAGAATTAGATCAGGATAAAAATCAGATTCGTTCAAAAGAAGTTAGAGAAATTAATGTACCGAGTTCAAAAACAAAAGTTTTGGTAATTCCAACAGATGAGGAATACGAAATTGCAAATCAGGTTTATCATTTACTTCAAAACTAA
- the pta gene encoding phosphate acetyltransferase, with protein sequence MSKAIYIATSDQNSGKSIITLGLMSILIGKTAKVGYFRPIVEDFVDGELDNHIETVLSHFNLDIKFEDAYAITKSKLIKKKNKGKIGEVLDLIIEKYKKLEERFDFVLVEGTSFTGEGTSIELDLNVLIAKNLGIPTIIMASGVGKTLEELVDNLYLVYDSFKVKDVEVLSVFANKVQPENIELVTKSLQKSLPASVLVNTIPLISSLNNPTMQEIVNALDAKVLFGGNYLNNEIGHFSVGAMQLHNYLVHLHDNALVITPGDRSDIILGALQANESANYPTISGIILTGNIVPEESILKLIEGLSAIVPIIAVDGGTYHITNKIGSIRSEIYANNTHKIETSITTFEKYVEVEALSERLITFVPEGMTPKMFQYNMVKRAKQHRKHIVLPEGNDERIIIAASRLLDMDVVDISIIGDKKQIESKVAELGITFDFSKVNIINPIESPLYEDYANTYYELRKAKNVSITMARDLMEDVSYFGTMMVYKGHADGMVSGAAHTTQHTILPALQFIKTKPNSSVVSSVFFMCLEDRVSVFGDCAINPNPTAEQLAEIAISSAESSSAFGIEPKIAMLSYSSGSSGKGDEVDKVRTATEIVKQKRPDLKIEGPIQYDAAVDRAVGKSKMPDSEVAGQASVLIFPDLNTGNNTYKAVQRETGALAIGPMLQGLNKPVNDLSRGCTVDDIINTVVITAIQAQGL encoded by the coding sequence ATGAGTAAAGCAATATATATAGCTACAAGCGATCAGAATAGTGGAAAATCAATTATCACACTTGGTTTGATGAGTATTTTGATTGGTAAAACGGCCAAAGTAGGTTATTTTAGACCCATTGTAGAAGATTTTGTTGATGGAGAATTAGACAATCATATCGAAACTGTTTTATCGCATTTTAATCTTGATATTAAGTTTGAAGATGCTTATGCGATTACCAAAAGCAAACTGATTAAAAAGAAAAATAAAGGTAAGATAGGTGAGGTTCTGGACTTAATTATTGAAAAATATAAAAAGCTCGAAGAACGTTTTGATTTTGTTTTGGTTGAAGGAACAAGTTTTACAGGAGAAGGAACTTCTATAGAATTAGATTTGAATGTTTTAATTGCTAAAAACCTCGGAATTCCAACTATAATAATGGCATCTGGAGTTGGAAAAACTTTAGAAGAATTAGTAGATAATTTGTATTTAGTTTATGACTCTTTCAAAGTGAAAGATGTTGAGGTTTTATCTGTTTTTGCTAATAAAGTACAGCCAGAGAATATTGAATTAGTAACTAAAAGTCTGCAAAAAAGTTTACCTGCAAGTGTATTAGTAAATACGATTCCGCTTATATCAAGTTTGAATAATCCGACAATGCAGGAAATTGTTAATGCACTTGATGCAAAAGTATTATTTGGAGGTAATTATTTGAATAATGAAATTGGACATTTTAGCGTTGGAGCGATGCAATTGCACAATTATTTAGTTCATTTGCATGACAATGCTTTGGTGATTACTCCGGGAGATCGTTCAGATATTATTTTAGGTGCTTTGCAAGCCAATGAATCTGCAAATTATCCAACTATTTCAGGAATTATTCTAACAGGAAATATTGTTCCGGAAGAAAGTATTCTAAAGCTTATTGAAGGACTTTCGGCGATTGTGCCAATTATTGCTGTTGATGGCGGAACTTATCATATTACCAATAAAATAGGTTCTATACGATCAGAAATCTACGCAAACAACACACATAAAATTGAAACTTCGATAACTACTTTCGAAAAGTATGTAGAGGTTGAAGCTTTATCTGAAAGATTAATCACTTTTGTGCCGGAAGGAATGACGCCAAAAATGTTCCAGTACAATATGGTAAAAAGAGCGAAACAGCATCGCAAACATATTGTTTTACCTGAAGGAAATGACGAGAGAATTATCATCGCTGCTTCAAGATTATTAGATATGGATGTAGTTGATATTTCGATTATTGGAGATAAAAAACAAATCGAAAGTAAAGTTGCAGAATTAGGAATTACATTTGATTTTTCGAAAGTAAATATTATCAATCCTATAGAATCTCCACTTTACGAAGATTATGCAAATACATACTACGAGCTTAGAAAAGCCAAAAATGTGAGTATTACAATGGCAAGAGATTTAATGGAAGACGTTTCGTATTTTGGAACTATGATGGTTTACAAAGGTCACGCAGACGGAATGGTTTCCGGTGCTGCACATACGACACAACACACGATTTTACCCGCTTTGCAGTTTATTAAAACCAAACCTAATTCTTCTGTAGTTTCTTCTGTATTTTTTATGTGTTTAGAAGACAGAGTTTCGGTTTTTGGTGATTGTGCGATTAATCCAAATCCAACAGCAGAACAATTAGCAGAAATTGCAATTTCATCGGCAGAATCAAGTTCAGCTTTCGGAATTGAACCTAAAATTGCGATGCTTTCTTATTCGTCAGGATCATCAGGAAAAGGAGATGAGGTTGATAAAGTAAGAACTGCAACAGAAATTGTAAAACAAAAGCGTCCCGACTTAAAAATCGAAGGACCGATTCAGTATGATGCCGCAGTCGATCGTGCCGTAGGAAAAAGCAAAATGCCGGATTCTGAAGTAGCGGGACAAGCGAGTGTACTTATTTTTCCTGACTTAAATACAGGAAACAATACGTATAAAGCCGTTCAGAGGGAAACCGGAGCATTAGCTATTGGTCCAATGTTGCAAGGTTTAAACAAGCCTGTAAACGATTTGAGCCGTGGTTGTACTGTAGACGATATTATAAATACGGTTGTCATAACAGCGATTCAGGCGCAAGGACTTTAG
- the corA gene encoding magnesium/cobalt transporter CorA, with translation MRKIKYKKGRKLQHITLEYTGTHKEHQTEMQLFVYDDNDVVEYDKFTVLALNTCIDYNKNNWLNVHGLNNIDLLKTIGTHFKLDDFLLADILNTAKRTKLEEQKNILFFNIKSLLPSEYSDNISVEQISFILKDGILISFQEKRSDFFTHIRERLRTHAGIVRTKKVDYLLYLLLDAVMENFYITIEDEEDKIEELINLTKKGADPVILEKIENHRDNFNFLKRSIIPLRDSLYYLKTIKDDDTYNGIQKETFSFFIRLHQKSLELLEQIESDMSSLESASNFYFSEQSRKMNEIMKTLTIISAIFIPLTFIVGVYGMNFEYMPELRAKNGYFIVMGAMFLLVIALIIYFKKRRWF, from the coding sequence ATGAGAAAGATAAAATACAAGAAGGGACGCAAGCTTCAGCACATCACTTTAGAGTATACCGGGACGCATAAAGAGCATCAGACAGAGATGCAGCTTTTTGTATACGATGATAACGATGTTGTTGAATATGATAAGTTTACGGTTCTGGCATTAAATACCTGTATTGATTATAATAAAAATAATTGGCTCAATGTTCACGGATTAAATAATATCGATTTACTCAAAACAATAGGAACACATTTTAAACTGGATGATTTTTTATTGGCAGATATTTTAAATACTGCGAAAAGAACGAAGCTTGAAGAACAAAAAAATATCCTATTCTTTAATATAAAATCACTTTTACCTTCGGAGTATTCAGATAATATTAGCGTTGAGCAAATAAGTTTTATTCTGAAAGATGGAATTCTAATTTCTTTTCAGGAAAAACGAAGTGATTTCTTTACTCATATTCGCGAACGTCTTCGTACTCATGCAGGAATTGTTAGAACAAAAAAGGTTGATTATTTACTCTATTTATTGCTGGATGCTGTAATGGAGAATTTTTATATTACGATTGAAGACGAAGAAGATAAAATTGAAGAATTAATCAATTTAACGAAAAAAGGTGCTGATCCGGTTATCTTGGAAAAGATTGAAAATCATCGCGATAATTTTAATTTCTTAAAACGTTCTATTATTCCGTTAAGAGATTCTTTGTATTATTTAAAAACGATTAAAGACGACGATACTTACAATGGAATCCAGAAAGAGACTTTTAGTTTCTTTATTAGATTGCATCAAAAAAGCCTTGAATTACTAGAGCAAATCGAATCGGATATGAGTTCGTTAGAAAGTGCTTCAAACTTTTATTTCTCGGAACAAAGCCGAAAAATGAATGAGATTATGAAAACCCTGACTATTATTTCGGCCATATTTATTCCGCTTACTTTTATTGTTGGAGTATATGGAATGAATTTTGAATACATGCCGGAACTACGGGCAAAAAACGGCTATTTTATTGTCATGGGAGCCATGTTTTTATTGGTTATAGCCTTGATTATTTATTTCAAAAAACGACGCTGGTTTTAG